The sequence below is a genomic window from Pseudosulfitobacter sp. DSM 107133.
AGGCATTTGTCGATGCAGCCAGCCAAGAGCTGGACGACACCGGCATCGCGCGTGCCTTGCCGCGGGAACTGGTGATTGGGGTCGACCGGCTTGATTACTCCAAGGGGCTGCCGAACAGGTTCCGCGCCTTTGGGCGCTTTCTGGAAATGCGGACTGACAAATCCCGCCGTCCAAGCCTGTTGCAAATCGCGCCGCCAACCCGCGAGGAAGTGTCCGCCTATCGCGACATCCGGCACGAGCTTGAGGAATTGTCGGGCCGGGTGAATGGCGAAAACGCGGATCTGGACTGGACACCGGTGCGCTATATTCATCGCAACATTGACCGGAACGTGTTGGCCAAACTGTTCCGCAAGGCGCGGGTGGGGCTGGTGACGCCCTTTGCGGATGGTATGAACCTGGTGGCAAAGGAATACATCGCCGCACAGGACCCGGATGACCCCGGCGTGCTGGTTCTGTCGCGTATGGCCGGGGCGGCCGAGGAAATGACCCAGGCGTTGCAGGTCAATCCCTACGACATCGAGGAAATGAGCGAGGCGCTGGCACGGGCGCTGGACATGCCGCTGGACGAACGCAAGCGGCGTTATGCGTCCTGTATGGAACGGGTCAAGGCCACGGACGTCGCACATTGGAGCGAAACCTATCTCAAGGCGTTGAGCGCCAGCAGAGACAAGATGTCGTGGTCAAATTTCAACGCCGAAGCCAGATCAGACGCGTAAATCCGGGCGCAGTGCGGCGACCCGCAGACAATCGTTGTGACAACCGGCGGGGGGCCTTTTGCGGGCGTTTCCATGCGCGCGGGGACAGCCAATGATGCGCCAATTGGGTACCAAATTGTACGCGACGTCGGCCATTTCAGACAGTGCTTCAGACAGTGCGCGAAACTCTGCCAGCGGGGCGGCCACAGCGGAACCAATCACCACAGGCATCCGTTTTCAATCACACAGACCATCACACAGGAGGACACTCTGATGGAACAATCGACACAAAGAAATCTGGTTTCTTCGTCCGATGTCAACGGCACGACAGTCTATGGCAGCGACGGTGCCAACATCGGCACCATTGATCATCTGATGATCGACAAGGTTTCGGGAAAAGTGGCCTATGCGGTCATGGGTTTTGGCGGATTTCTGGGACTGGGCGAGGATCATTTCCCGGTGCCGTGGGGCAAGCTGCGGTATGACACGGAAAAAGGCGGCTTTGTCACCGACATCACCGAAAGTCAGGTCACCGGCGCCCCCGACCGCCGCGACGACTGGTACGCCGATCCGGATTGGGAACGACGGACCCACGAACACTATGGCGTGCCGTTCTATTGGATGTGAACGCCGCAGCCATGGCGAAATGACAAACGGCCCGCGTTCTGCGGGCCGTTTTCTTTTGTGCCTGTGTCAGAACCCTGCGATTGGGGCGCGAATGCCGCCGGGCGATCACCCCCCGACCAGCGTGCCGCCATTGGGATGCAGGACCTGACCCGTCATATAAGAGGAATCGTCACAGGCCAGAAAGAGCAGGGACGGAGCGACTTCGTTTGGCTGACCGGCCCGGCCCAGCGGGGCGTTCTTGCCAAAGTCCTCTACCGCCTCTTCGGGAAAGGACGCGGGGATCAGCGGGGTCCAGATCGGCCCCGGCGCGACACCGTTCACAAGGATGCCCTTGTCAGCCAGCTTGCTGGACATCGCGCGTAGAAAGGCAAGGATCGCCCCCTTTGGTCGAGGCATAGTCGATCAGCAGGTCCTGCCCCTTGTAGGCGGTGATCGACGTCAGACAAATGATCCGCCCGCCCCGTTTCATATGCGGCAACGCCGCCTGCGTCATAAAGATCGTACCGAATATATTGGTCTCAAAGGTCTGCCGCAGCTGGGCTTCCTCGATGTCTTCGGGGTTGTCTTGGGCGTGTTGTTCGCCCGCACTGTTGACCAGAATATCCAGCTGTCCGAATGTATCGACGGTCTGCCGGATGGCGTCTTGGCAATAGGATTTCTGGCCCACGTCGCCGGGCAACAACAACGCCTCGGAGCCTTCCGCCTGAACCAGCGACCGGGTCTTTTCGGCGTCGTCATGTTCGTCCAGATAGGCAATCGCGACCTTGGCACCCTCGCGGGCGTACAGGACCGCCGTGGCCCGTCCGATGCCGGAATCACCGCCCGTGATCAACGCGACCTTGCCCCTTAGCCGGTCAGACCCGGCAAAGCGCGGCATGTAGTCAGGCGCGGGGTCCATCTCATGCGCGTGTCCCGGCTGGCGCTGCGGGCTGTCCAATGCGTCAAAGTTTTCGTCAGTCATGTTTGAGCCTCCAGATTTATGGGGTTTTCAGGCGCGCACCCCCGACACAGCGGGGCGCGTCATTCTCTGGAAAAACAACGCAGCAGCGGGGGGTGGGTTCCCGTTCTGGTAGCGGAA
It includes:
- a CDS encoding trehalose-6-phosphate synthase; translated protein: MSGQLIVVSNRIPTAATPSGGLVYALHETLRKTGGIWIGSDPDLRPHASKSLKEIGDQSNYRRLAFELTQEDYDTFYLGFANSVLWPVCHRRGDLVQISRRYEKGYRRVNRHLAEQIMKVAEPDDLIWVHDYHFFPLALELRALGFTGKLGFFLHIPFPALGDLGALPPTADLARWLAAFDLVGLQTRSDVARCLELFRSEFGAELMNDGKIKYGEQRIAVRSFPIGIDVEAFVDAASQELDDTGIARALPRELVIGVDRLDYSKGLPNRFRAFGRFLEMRTDKSRRPSLLQIAPPTREEVSAYRDIRHELEELSGRVNGENADLDWTPVRYIHRNIDRNVLAKLFRKARVGLVTPFADGMNLVAKEYIAAQDPDDPGVLVLSRMAGAAEEMTQALQVNPYDIEEMSEALARALDMPLDERKRRYASCMERVKATDVAHWSETYLKALSASRDKMSWSNFNAEARSDA
- a CDS encoding PRC-barrel domain-containing protein, which codes for MEQSTQRNLVSSSDVNGTTVYGSDGANIGTIDHLMIDKVSGKVAYAVMGFGGFLGLGEDHFPVPWGKLRYDTEKGGFVTDITESQVTGAPDRRDDWYADPDWERRTHEHYGVPFYWM